TGGAAAAGGCGAGCTTGTTTCCCTACGAACCTTGCTTTTTTAGTGTCATAATATTCTGGCCACTTGTCTCGTGATATGCGTTCCTCTGCAACTTCAACAGCTTTTGCAGCAATCTCGGGTCTATTCATCTTAATAGAAGCAACAGCCAGCTACAAAAGATACAAGAGATATTACGTCAACTTCGGATTCCTCCCAGCTGATTCTATAATAATACCTTTGAGAAACTAATTCAATTACTGGACAGAAGACGAGCAAACCTTCGACAATACTACTTCGTACACGATGAGTATCATATATCACCGTGAAATTAGTTCAAAACATTCAGTAGTATCTTTTTCTATCTTAGAAACAAACTTGTGCAACTTCATTAGATACTAGCATGATAAAAGAAATAAGACGAATGATGAGATTCCCACGATAAAAACAAGACTAAGAATGCACCTTAATGCAGGTCATTCTTTGTAACGCAATTGTCGATTAACTAATGAGACATAACACAAAACAGAGATGTAAGCTATAAaataagtgattatattagcaaagTCATGCACTGAACGAAAAATCAGATCGGGAATGTTTAAAAGATTCTTGATaaaggaaaaatagaaatgaaATGATCTCCCAACCCAAGATCAGATTGGCTACAAGCATCCAGTTCCTCATTCAAGATAGAGAATTAGATGTTACCTGCCAAAGCAAAGTTGGCCATGCACCTCCATTATGGTAGGACCAAGGCCTGCATCACAAACAAGAAGATAATGTGAGATGAAGAAAGATAATAGACCAAGGCATTAAGAGCCAACAGAAGACAAAGAAGTAAACTTTTTAACGTAACCGAGGTAGAAAATTACGTGTTCTTGGGATCACACCCTGTAATAATCTGCCACTCCTGACCCTCAAGAGCAGGGTAGCATATTTTAAAAGGCATATCAGCGACCAGATCTGCCCACTTGGCCTCAATGAGATCCAATATAGCATGTGACTGATCGTCTGTTGTAAGACTGCAGACAATAGACCACAAGTTTCCTAGAGAAAAGAATCGGAAATCCATGTGAGCAGGTTGCAAATTTCCAATCAAATATCCACCTTTGTTTGGCATCCATTCAACAAGCCAAGGAGAAATCTGATCTGGGTAAATATTGAACTTGTTAACTGCATCATAGGAGTACTCCTCCGTCTTGTACCGGTAAATCTCATTTAGCTTTTTCATATCAATCCAATAGTATTCTCTAATATGAAATGATAAGGCAACAAGACGATTATTTAATGCTCGGATAAGGTCAGCTGATCCATCCTCTGGTGTAAGCATTTCCCGAGCACAAAGcagtgctgaatgaaacagtgCCTGcaacaaattaaaatataatcttaAACAACATTCTTAGGAGCAAATTGAGATAACCTAAAGCCAAGGTGGATCTGACAACGTACAAACACTAAGGTTCATTAAGTTTTCAGATAAGGAACCAATGCCTCTAACCGCATAGAAGATCATCACACATGAGTAGAGAGATACGGAAGAAATGCACTAGTAAAAAGTGATTCTGAAAAGGAAGGACGTAAAATACTTCACAAAAGATATACATATTCTTTAATGTCCCAATTAATCATTCAACCACAGTTGCATTAAACACTTCAAGGAAAATCCTTGGATTTGATTGGCAAGATGAGATACACATGGGTTGCATCATAACAGTCTTCCACGAAAATGAAGGAACTACAATCTTGGACTTAAGAAACTCTTATTTTCTGAtctgatctttttttttttttttggaaaactgGTACCaatatatttttaagaaaagGCACTAAGGCAGTGCAAAGCCATATGTACAGGGGGGAAGATCAAAACTGATCCACCAGACTTACAAAAAACCTAACATGTCAACCAGGGACTCTGTATTCTCTACATGCCTTTCgttacaccaaaaatgaaacaAAAGAATACAATTCATCTTAACATTCTGAAGAGTATTGTATCCATCTTCAAAAACTCTTGAGTTCCTCTCGGTCCACCATACACAAGCAGGTATCAATCTCCACCATGTCTTCTGACTGACTAATATTTAAACTATAATGACTTTTAAAACATATACCTGTGAGTAAAGACTTCCTATTTCAGATGAACTAAAGCTGTAAATCCATTCTTTCCCATCCCAGCATCTATAAAGTCAGTAGAGTCCACTAAATTTATGACACTCCATTGAAAAGTAACCAACAAAAACTTCTCTATTAGACGTCAGACTGAATATAAACAACAGCATGAGAATCTTCTGGAAGATAAATCAATTGATCTGCCCACATTTGTTTACTTCTACTGAAGAAAATAGAAGGACCAAACACAATTTCACTCGGTTCAGGTCCCATGCAAGTCCCCATTGCGAGTAACTTCATAAATATTTAACAGGAAAAAATCTCAGTAGCACAGTGCAGCAAAAGAAAACTTGGAATTACTCTAAGGTGAAGAATAGGCTCCAAAATTTGTGACTGATCAATATTCTTAAATCTAGTAAAGGACTAAACCAACCACATTTTGTTCAACTATTTTTCCATCCCATCTAAAGACTAATCCGCCAGGGATAACAGCTCCTTTATTACAGTGATTGAAATCAAACCTGAATCTCCAAAGGGTGACCATGAATTCCCATACGGCGATCTATCATGCATGAACCATCAGTCACCAACAATGTTGGGAACATATCAAAGCCATCAGCAAGACACAGTCTTAGTATCATTTTTATTCCAGTCTGAACATCAATTCTCTCCTGCACCGAGAGATCGCCAGAGCTCTTCCCATATGCACGTAACAAAATAATCCACCATAGTCCTGGGATTAACAGTTATAGTGGATAGAGGTCTCTGTAAGCACAAGAATGACAAGGTAAAGAAAACACAAATAAACACACTCTTGTTTTCTGGAGAGATCCTTTTTCCTACCGGAATCAACTGGGGCAACGCGACCAATTGCTGCCTCTCCAAAGTCAGGATCCAGTACCTCTTCTGTCGCAGAATCATCACCATCCAATGGGATTGTCCGGACTTTGAAACTAGCAGGCATCAGCCCTTGACCGGGACTATGACAATCCATAGTTTTTTCCCAGCTCTGCAAAATAATGTCATATCACAGTTgtcatttttataaaatttttccAATGAAATATGAACAAGATACTCGATAATACAGATTACTCTGACATCAGAATCACTTGTCATTTGATCTAAGTTTAGTTGTACAATTGACCACTTCCATTAAGAGAATTTTTAGACTGCACGAAATGCTAGCCACATTAGCGGAATATATTGAGAACGTTCAGGGTTACATCCTATGAAACATCTACACCGAAATTTAAAACAACTTAGCAGGTTGAACCCACAGTTTTCAATCTTTTACTACAGAGTTTAAAGGTAAATCCGCACTTGTTCCATGCAGGATAAATAGCTGCTCCCCACCCTTCCTCCTTTGTTTTGAGAACCGTGTGAACGAAGAGTGGGCAGAAGAGGAGGTCTGTATGAGTGACTTTTTTATACTTCTAGGAAACATCAATTTACATTGGAACTGGACTTTACAAATTTCCAGTAGTTGAAGACATTTACTTCTGAAATTCCAATGAAA
This sequence is a window from Nicotiana tomentosiformis chromosome 5, ASM39032v3, whole genome shotgun sequence. Protein-coding genes within it:
- the LOC104110507 gene encoding neutral/alkaline invertase 3, chloroplastic-like is translated as MMATSEAVLQVIGGSQPCLFGSDHSFRKLGSSRTCRSFIRYRRKRVSKYVNFLNCSNTSYRAIRADHFLNTRQPVHGNIAQSYLRSMNCKCQRADSVSSTASENGTGTWFVDNDQSFDAVHGNTPSVLQFETVEELKVGEDFQSNGSLPPNGSVQDALNRIAENSIEDEAWELLRESMVYYCGSPVGTIAAQDPTSSNVGVLNYDQVFIRDFIPSGIAFLLKGEYEIVRNFILHTLQLQSWEKTMDCHSPGQGLMPASFKVRTIPLDGDDSATEEVLDPDFGEAAIGRVAPVDSGLWWIILLRAYGKSSGDLSVQERIDVQTGIKMILRLCLADGFDMFPTLLVTDGSCMIDRRMGIHGHPLEIQALFHSALLCAREMLTPEDGSADLIRALNNRLVALSFHIREYYWIDMKKLNEIYRYKTEEYSYDAVNKFNIYPDQISPWLVEWMPNKGGYLIGNLQPAHMDFRFFSLGNLWSIVCSLTTDDQSHAILDLIEAKWADLVADMPFKICYPALEGQEWQIITGCDPKNTPWSYHNGGAWPTLLWQLAVASIKMNRPEIAAKAVEVAEERISRDKWPEYYDTKKARFVGKQARLFQTWSIAGYLVAKLLLANPSAAKILITQEDSELLNAFSCAISSNPRRKRGPKSSQKTYIV